In Camelina sativa cultivar DH55 chromosome 17, Cs, whole genome shotgun sequence, the genomic stretch GATGACCATGGCCAAGAAGGAAGACCATTACGGAGTTGACGATGACTCCAAAGCAAGCAACTCCAAACATAAGAGGGCCTTTGATTTCTCTGTTCTGGTGGCAGAGCCTTATGATTGCTTCACACACAATCCACACATTGAGAGCCCAGGTAAGCAGGATGGATGCAAGATTCGCAAGAACCTCGATTCTGAAGTATCCGAAGGTCCGGTTTGGTGTTGCCTCCCACCTTGATGCGTATAACGAGAACAGTGAAATAGCAAAGCAGACAACATCCGATGATAGATGTGCGGCGTCCGTTAGAATGGCGAGGCTGTGCGCTTTCTTGCCCCCAACAACTTCAACGGTCATGAAAAGTAAACAGAGGATGATTGAAACTGAGAGCTTCTTCTTGGAGCTGGAGTTGTCCTCAGTGTCCTCGGCACTGTAATATCCGCAAGTGATCTCTCCACAAGTTATGATCCTCTCTGTCTCTGCAGTAGTTTCTCTGAGGATTTCAATCTCTCGCTCAACTGTCTGAATCTCCatagcaataaaaaaaaaaagataaaaagattaactgaatctagtttggtgtgtgatgagagagaaagaaagcaAAGTGTGAATCTGTTTCCATGGAAGGGCCtttcgattatatatatatatatatatatatatatatagctcaaaGTTTGTCTTTGATAACATGACAATTTAATGATGCCAATTGTTGTGCATGGGCTTAACTCTGTTACTCTTTGATAACGTGAAAATTCGATTATGCCAATTGTTGTGCATGGACGTTACTCAGTTACTCTTTGATAACATGACAATTCGATGATGCTACTTGATAAACGTAACCAGTTAGAGTTAAAGTgtgattctttttttggtaacatgACAATTCGATGATGCTACTTAGCTCGTTGAGCATAATCGTAACAGCTACATATATACTTGTTAgagttgattttgttttgttaacatTGAAACAGCTAGAAGCTGTTTTTCCCATGGTTCTTATGATAGCACCCATAGATCTTGGACTCTTCGACATTATACCTCTGCTTCTCGaattgcttctctctctctcatgtctACTCAGACAAAAATCTTCATGATTAAAGATTAGTTAATCAGATTCTTTGATTCCTTGCAAGCTACTCCATCGTCCCCTGCCCTGTTTCCACTGAACACGGTGAGCCATGAGCGGTCTATGGCGAAGCAGTAAGCTCATCTTAACACTGTTTTCTTAACATGTGCTCGATGATCTATGCCCTGTAGTTGTGTTTATCGATTCATCTACATGATTTTAAGGTACAACCCTAAAGATTAAATAGGCCTTCCATTCAACAACTCTCACGGTTCAAGGGCGGTAGAATTGGTGGGAAGAGATTCATGAATGTTATAAAGACAACTTCAGTCATGGCTCTAACTTGAATATACAAACTTAATTTCTTAGAATAAAAAAGCTTAATTTCTTATAAAGAACTTCTTTGATAACTTGATCATGTTTACAGAGAGAATACAAACAACTTGTATCAACTTATTTGCCAATGCTCTCAAATAAACGACGACTCTGTCCCGGGCGAGCAATAGTAAATTGgtcatcatcatctaaaagATGAAAagcattaaatttattaatactCTCAAACGAAGGACGATCTTGTAGCGGGCGAGCAATGGTCCTTACACGATGATGAACCTTTCTAGACGATGCTTCTGTGCTCGTGGGGTTAGGTTTCTGCTCTGGCGGTGGTGGGCTTATAGATGTTgcaacatatattttcttaataatattaaaactaagaTCCTCTACATGGTCTACAAAGGCGTAAACTAGACACGGCTTGGCAAACACTTCATAGTCACCGAGGATTTCAACGCGTTGGATAATGTTCCTTTCAGGattgaagtagaaaacataaaacggtTTAGATGTTAGGGTgtccaaaaaaacaatatcaccTTTAGCAGTAACTCCAGCAACAGAGAAATAGTAGGAATCACGGAATTGATTCTTCGGCAAAGTGTAGGCATTTTTGGACCATTCTTGTTTCTCGGCATCCTTTAGAACCCACATACACAAGGTAAGGGTACGCCATGGACCAATGTAGTGACACTTCCAAATAATCCCACCTAATTTACCCTTATAGTTAATCAGTTGTGGTACTTCTTCACCAAAGGATTTTGCGTCAATAAACTTAAATTTCTCAGatctaacatcaaagcaaacaatcaacaaaGTCGGTGTTCCGTCAATTGGTTCATCTACAGCTAAGTAAGACAAGTAACACAAaaccccattgatgcatatctctttctctataGGCTCAGAATGGGCTAAGGGACATTGGATCTTCCTCCACTTCATTTTTCCGGTACCTAATGTCAGAACATGGTGTACGCATCCATGACTCATGCGCAATACCTTGAATTGTTTGTCAATCGGATCAAACCCTAAAAGGCTTCTTATCTCTTTGTACGTTACCAGTTGTGAGATGGAATATTGTCCCGTGATAGGGTTACATATCACCCGCAGTGGAGCCATACCCTTCTTTTGGATccacattttattaaaaaatatcaaaccagAAACATAGCTACAATCGTATTTCTGTTGGCTTATGTCTTCAGAAAACTTCATATGAAAATCGGCGGCAGCTACTACAGGAGACGAAGACTTCTCATAAAGATTATTATGATCAGGCTGAGGCGCTGAGAAGAAGAGCCACTCACCGTTTCTTTTGACACCAAATAAGAGACGTGGATATTCCGTGGACTTGGTCAAGAACAACTCGGTGAAATATGGACAGCCAAGCGTGGACCTCCATAGCTTCGACACGCAACAACACCTCCCGACTGACTTTGCAGACAACCTCGAGAATATCTCGAGGACGAGATCAATCGGGATGGAATCTAAATTTTCTCCTCTATTCATTAATTATCTGTTCGAAACTCTTTACCAGGAATTGAAGGAAATTGCTTAGCCTCCACGCTAAACCTCATtcataacaacatattttatagTGTTTGAGTTTTAACCTAGTTAAACAGTACACAGACAATGGCAGTCTTAATCAACATAGCCCAATTATTTGGGCCTTGACATGCTTCTGGCCCAGTTGGCCTCTTACCTTCTTccacaacacaaaaacacaagactttcttcttccttttttccttctgcaacttcttcttcttctaattctctTCTTCCTATACTTGATTCTTTGTAACAGATTAATCAAAGATGAGATTCCAACAGGAATATCACGCAGCCACAGTGGGAACCCACTAAAAATTTTCAATGAGATCAGACCACATCtcattatattttaattgtaaaatataatgtCTAACCAGTcttttgtaacccaaaccgacataaatCTAAATCCAAACTCTAacaactcttttgtaaacccaagcCGACATATAGTTTtgtctaattgtaaaatctaaccacttttttgtaaCCTCAAACCGAcgtataatttcgtttaattgtaaaatctaaagtctaaagcctaaccattcttttataaacccaaaccgacatataatttttgtaattataaaatttaaatcctaatttttttttataaatccaaaccaacataatttccttcataaaaatttacagaatttgttttacttaatttgttttgtctttttatttttaattttgatttactttttaaaatataatatgacatggcgtattattatattttgattggttaattaagaggaggtgaataagagaggttcacCCTACGGATGAACTCATGAATTTTTcgattatgattttgttaacgTTAAAATACATGATCTGACGAATTTACCCTAAGgacaaaagaaataattattgGCTCAGCAACGACATTTCAGTTAAATTTCTTGGGATAAAAGGAAGttcctttaatttcttttttcttgaagTCTATATATATTAGGAGTGGGTATCATTAGATATACAACAAAACCAaagcctctctctctatctttacATAATCCGATATCCAAATTTGTGTGAGTTTTAATAACCCTAGCTATCTGAAAAAGATCTTTGACGAAGAGATTCAAGTTCTGCTTCATgtatcataaaattaaatcaattggCGAGTATGAGAAATCACGAAAACCCTAAGTTACGAATGGAAGCTAACCTCTTGTTCAACTCATGGATGAAGACTCTTTACTCCAGCGGAAGAAGAAACTCTTCTACTCGCACCAAACCTCGATCTAGGTCTCGAGAGGAAACCACAAAGATTAAACAAATTGATGATGATCGCAAGTCCTTTTCAGTTCAGGGAAAGAAACGCCGACGTCTTGTAAAATTATCTGACTTGAAGAGCGTGAGGGACAACAATACTACCATATCTATTCAAACCAAGATTCATcatctaaaacaaaacaagcatGATGCTTCTGTTCAAGTATTGGACAAAACATACGATCAGAGATCTAACCCTCTTGAAACGGGAGAGATTCAACACAAGCCTGAATTTTTCTTTGGAGAGCAGCCACTTTCcaacatttatatttattattctatCAAAACACCTATAAGTTTTCAGAAATCAAAACCattaaaattgaagaaaaaaaacttaaacgaCCCATTGATGTGAATTAACTGACTTTGAAAAtgaaaacttctaaaaaaactaaacaaa encodes the following:
- the LOC104757679 gene encoding LOW QUALITY PROTEIN: putative F-box protein At1g33020 (The sequence of the model RefSeq protein was modified relative to this genomic sequence to represent the inferred CDS: substituted 1 base at 1 genomic stop codon), which translates into the protein MNRGENLDSIPIDLVLEIFSRLSAKSVGRCCCVSKLWRSTLGCPYFTELFLTKSTEYPRLLFGVKRNGEWLFFSAPQPDHNNLYEKSSSPVVAAADFHMKFSEDISQQKYDCSYVSGLIFFNKMWIQKKGMAPLRVICNPITGQYSISQLVTYKEIRSLLGFDPIDKQFKVLRMSHGCVHHVLTLGTGKMKWRKIQCPLAHSEPIEKEICINGVLCYLSYLAVDEPIDGTPTLLIVCFDVRSEKFKFIDAKSFGEEVPQLINYKGKLGGIIWKCHYIGPWRTLTLCMWVLKDAEKQEWSKNAYTLPKNQFRDSYYFSVAGVTAKGDIVFLDTLTSKPFYVFYFNPERNIIQRVEILGDYEVFAKPCLVYAFVDHVEDLSFNIIKKIYVATSISPPPPEQKPNPTSTEASSRKVHHRVRTIARPLQDRPSFESINKFNAFHLLDDDDQFTIARPGQSRRLFESIGKXTAPREIDPSRLSAGLCDMDEVTAVQELHIWSITVGKVSLSCHVRIKPEADTDATLEKVTEYIKREHKIIHVTIQVEREQNP